The window tatttctctctctctttccctctcccttcctctctgaaatcaataaaaaaatgttagagAAATGTTAAGGAGCAGCTATTtaaacaaaatactaaaatatgGAGGCAATGGGTGTGCTGTGAAAGCTGAAACAAAAATGCCAGCCTTATCCCCTtgagaacagaaaaataaagaacaacaaTGATTTGGTAATTCAGCGTACCTAAAAACACCAGTTGCTAACTTCTCCATCACATCTTTTAAGACACGTAGCTGGAAGAACAGTTAAGGTGGCAATGTGAAAGACAGAAGTTTAAAGAAAAGCAATCAGATGAAGATGCTAGgcagttcactttttaaaaaagtttttgtactctcaaaattaaaaaattgttatagAAATTCTGTAAGCTGTcaaatttctctaaaaaaaaaaaagggggtggcgGGGAATGGGAAAAATGAGAGCGGTGGTGACGTAATAGAGCCTAAACTCCTAAAAACAAGTGACGACAGATGCAAGCCGACTGCCTGTCCTAAGGAATGACTAGGTGTTTTCCAAAGAGACGGTAATGGAATGGTGTCAGGGTTTCACTTTAGCACCACTTATGTGACTTTGTTAAAAACACCACTTACTGTGGGTGCACATTCATTTATGAAATGGCTACAGACTCCAAATTTGTGTGCACGAAAGTTAAACTGTGTGACATGCAACTAATAGAGTCAGAAAACTAACATTTTAAGGAATCTAGTCATTTAATTGAAATTTGAACACTAGAATTGCTAGCACTGAGAACTATTTATGATCATAATTGGAAGGAGAACTCTGTTAAATCACAAGCAGCAACACCTGGGAGAGGCTTGCATAAGTGGGACTAAGGTCTGATTTAGGACttgagaaaatgtaaattaaaaaatatgaacataatacattttaaagatttttttaagggaCCTAAAGAATATggattttacttatttatactATAAATTCTCTTTCTACTTCTGTTAATGAAATTGCCAAGAGTATGCGTAAGAGAGTGTGTCGTGTATTTTTGATTTTTGAAAACTTAACATCATTTCATTTAAGCGTGTTATGTGTCAACATGGTCCATGGGTTTGTTAAATAGGTTAAAATCATgtctggaggggaagggagggcagctgAGAGAATTAAGTGACAGGCTAAGCAGCCAGCCTGTATTATGACATGTAAAATTCAAAATACGCTATTGCTTTTAATACATGTTGTTCCTCTGTTGTTAATACGTAATGGTATTCTTGATTACTATAATGTcattggacatttaggttgctttaAATTGAAATTCAAACAAAATTCTTCTAGAAAGTTAAAGATttagtttattttctaaatttaataggaaaatatttaatCAGAAATAGTTTAATCTCATTCACTCGCTACATTAAGGGACTTTTCGGATTTTGAAATGTGCTCTTTAAAACTCAACTACGCACACACTAAGGAAACCCTAACTGAAGGCTCTGCACCCTCGGACTTGCCCCTAGACCAGTGATAGCAAACCTACGAcccgcgtgtcagaggtgacacgtgaactcattttttttggttgattttttctttgttaaatgccatttaaatatataaaataaatatcaaaaatataagtctttgttttactgtggttgcaaagatcaaaaactttctatatgtgacacggcaccagagttaagttagggtttttcaaaatgctgacacgccgagctcaaagggttcaCCGTCACTGGCCTGGGGGGCTGCCCTTTGTACACGTCACTCACGGAACTACACACTCTCAGCGCCACGGAGGAGAGCCAGCGAGGCCAGCATGGGGCTCTTCACGCACAAGGACACTATTAAGTTACGAGAACTTATTTTTTAcccaatttcttaaaaattttaccaAGTGCAGCTGCCTTTAGGACAGTCATTTTAGAAAGAAGGGGTTTATCTGTAAGTTCACCTTGCTCTGAAGAGGTTTGACTTTTCTTTTGGAACAGCTTTCAGATTCTCATGAAAACTTTTCATTACTTTTACTCAAACTAGAATGATTTGGATTCCTTTGCTAGATTTGTCTCCAAGtaacttgcatttaaaaaaatcaaactcatcCTCAGTTGATGAAGATTTCCAAGCATTGGTAATCTTAAAAACACCCCACAAACTCTTTAACTGAGACGTGTTCTGAAACGTGTGCACAGTGGAGCCACCGTAGGTGTAAGAAGGCCAGCTCTCACGGTGATGTGGAGTTTCCATAAGCCAGGgccaaaccaaaacaaactcGTCCGTGGCACTACGGCTCATCTCCCATTCAGAAACACGCGAGACTGCCTGGGTACGATTCCGGCCCGGCCACTTGCTGGCTGAATCCCTGGGCTTGTATTAATTAACCTTTCTACAATTCAGTTCCTTCACCTGTGAACTAGGAATGATAACACTATTACACCTCAGAGGGTGGTTTCAATATATAAGTAAGTCATACCTACACAGCCTGTGGAACATTGTTTGGCACGATCAATGAAAGTtagctattatttattattaccattattaaaGAACTTAGTTATGATAATGCAAGGTAAATGTCAAGCCAGAAACTCAAGTCAGTAGAAAAAAAGGATATAAAGATATTTTCCTTGTTGTACATTTGACAAATTCCAAACTTCGTCGTTAAGGAAAGCCACCGTTGCTCCCTTGAGGAAGAGGCAGTGGCTATCTGGAGGATCCAGCTTGGACAGAATGCAGAAAGACTGATCAGCACTGAGTTTAACAGCAGAAAGAGGGCTGGTATCTTGAGCCAGAAAAATTCTACACAAATTAAATAATACCCAAATCATAAGTAACCAGCACACAAACTTAATAACAATCTGTGAATCatgttttctttgcatttcaTTCTCCAAAATGATGAAATAGCAAGGTCACATGCAAGGCCAACCAGAAACCTGATGATGCAGTAGTAGAGTGTGTGTGTTAGATTTCTGGTTGCTACTTCCCAGTCATTTTCATGAGGATGTCAGAAAATCATGAAGACTGGTATATGAAAATTATGGTATTTGCATATCAaccatgataaaaatatttaatttcaattctattaagaaatgtatttttggGAGACTGTATATctgatataataaaagtctaatatgcagattgaccgaatggcagaacgaccagttgctatgatgtgctctgactgccagggggcagatgctcaatgcaggagctgccccctggtggtcagtgtgctcccacagggggagcactgctcagccagaagccaggctcatggttggTAAGCGCAGCtacggtggcaggagcctctcccgcttctgcggcagcgctaaggagcaatgagccaagtggtaaggagcagcaaggaggcgggcagtaaggagcgaggggtcctggactgcaagagggatgtctgactgctggcttggACAGAcattcccgaggggtcccagactgtgagagggcgcaggccgggctgagggacccacccccagtgcatgaatttcgtggactgggcctctaataaatatatatatatatatatatatatatatatatatatatgtatatatatatatatatatatatatatatatatacacacacatatatatatatatacacatatatatatgtatatatatgtatatatatgtatatatatatatgcacacatacacatttgtgtgtgtgtgtgtatatgcacacacacacacactttggaggcctggtgcatgaaattaatgcatgggggggggaggggctccctcagcccggcctgcaccctctcgcaattcggggctccttgggggatgtccaaccgttggtttaggcctgattcctgtaggattgggcctaaaccagcagtcggacatccctctcccaatctggtactgctggctcctaactgcttgcctgcctgcctgatcgcgcctaaccacctctgcctgcttgcctgttGCCCCTAAccagtcacctgcctgcctgatcacccctaactgctcacctgccagcctcaTCACTGCTAACCGTTCCTCTGCCTgactcatcacccctaaccactcgcctgcctgcctcatcgcccctaaccactcggcctgcctgcctcattgtccctaaccacctctacctgcctgcctaattgcccctaaccacttgcctgcctgcctgatcacccctcactgctcaccagcctgcctgatcaccctaaccactcttcctgcctgcctgatcacccctaaccgcctctgcctcagcccccaccacagcggcttcatctggaaggacatctagaaggttgttcagctgtccggtctaattagcatattacgcttttattattatggatacacacacacacacacacacacatattccaaTTAGAACAATTAAGAAATTGTGATAAttttatatagaaatattttgctAAGTATATGTCAATGTTTGTTACTAAGAAAAAATCCTTGTTCTGGCTTGGTTGGTTGCAGCATtggcccatacaccaaaaggttgcaggtttgattcccagtcagggcacatatgggaggcaaccaattgatgtttctttttcatatcaatgtttctctctttcccttcctctctctctcaaatcaataaaaaaaaacatatccttgggtggggattaaaaaaaccCTATTTCAGATATTATTAAATTCAGAAGTCACTGCATCCAAACTCCTAAATAAGTTAAATGAACTCCTCTACTAGGCACTTTTTCAACATTTTGGCCAACATGTAGCTAAAGTGTAAAAActacctttctttaaaaaaatagggtATAATTCAGAATTTACACAAATTTGGCCACATTTTGCCTTCAAAGACTTAGGCATTATTCTTTAACTGTATCCTTTTGGTGGAAGAGTCATACTTTACTGTTTCTAGTCATACCTGCAGGTTTTCTTCTGTCGTCACCCAATGGCCTCCGACACCCAGAAGTGTGAGGATATCATGCTTATGTGGTAGTAGTTGTAATTCTGCAGCCGGTTCATCATCTTTACTATATAATCTCACTTACAAGGGAATagttaaaaaaagagagtaaagaaatacatattttagtcATCTGATGaaaatttattcttcaaacaagttctctttcctttttaatgtaGGAATGAGAAagcatttctttaagaaaaagtcaACACAATGTATTCAGACaccttaaaaatatacttttgcaTTAAAACTGGTCATAAACTTTACTCCAGATTTAATTATAAGTGaaataactaaagaaaaatagtgtttttcagccctggctggtttggctcagtagatagagcattggcccttggacaGAAGGGccaagggtttgattctggccaagggtacgtacctcagttgcagatcCCCAGTTGCAGACCCCCAAtcaggtgcatgtgggaggctctcacatcaatgtttctctctctatgtctctcccactcccttccactctctaaaaatcaatggaaaaatatccttgggtgaggattaacaaaaaaaaacaacaacaaaaagtaaaacaactacgaagaaagtctttttttcatTTGAGAACCAGGCAAGGTAATGCAACATGGAACTAAGTCTGATAGTTTTAACCATAACGTCAGTCGCTTAATACTTTGGGAAAAGTTGACCTCTGATTAAGGAATGCATAGACTCAAGATGGTCATACTTTGACACAATTATTGAAATTTCAACTTGAGAAGCTAAGGAAGTATACATTCGCTTCCACTGAAAGATTTTTTTGGAGTGAATTTAAAATCCTGAAAATCCTGGCAAAAAGAAACACATATGATGGCCACATGTAGCTGTATTCACCGTGATTCTCACGGTAGAGGATAAATTCTAACGAAGTGTAAGCAGAATGCCTTTGCAGATGGTAAAACCTATCCTTTAGGTGAGATGGCACGACCTAACTGTACAAATTAGGTGCTAAACAGCAAAAGCGCAAGGAGGGTGAAAGTGGAACAGAATTCTCTTCGTTTTCCAAATAGAGATTGTATAAGTCAACCAGCCAGTAGAGGGCCGTATATAGCAAAAGCATCTGGCTGAGACTAAACTAATGTGTATCATGTGGGAAACATGGAAGAGATCATGTTTGTAGATTCTCGTAGGGATACTTCAATCCAATGCCTATACTTTAAAAGGCAAGCATGCTCTCTCTTCCAGACAGAGTTTACAATGGGATAAATTGAAGAAGTGCCAATTTAAATATGAAAGTTTAAAAGAACCCAAAACTAAACagcaatttaataaatatgttaaaaattatttcctgaaaaaaaatgtatttaaaaaattatatatatatatatatatatatatatatatatatatatatatatatatatatattgatattgatttcagagaggaagggagaaggagagagatagaaacatcaatgatgaaagagaatcattgattggctgccttctgcacaccccaaactggggactgagcctgcaacctgggcatgtgcccttgaccagaatcgaaactggaacccttcagtctgcaggccaatgctctatccactgagccaaaccagctgaggctgttttgtttttcctaaaattCAGCCATGACGCTAAAATTGCAGACTACTGATTTAGTAAAGCACGTACCTCCAGCGTCCAGGACAACATCGACTCCCAGGCCACCTGTTTCTTCTAAACAGCTTTCAGCAACATGGGCTTTCCCACCGGACACGTCGATCACTCGGGCTGCAAAGGACAGGAAATCAGGCAACTGCACTGCTCTCTATGTGATCAACACCAGTCAGAGGGAAAGCAAGAACAAACATCtgttctctgaaatgaattaacTGGTTCAAACAATTACTGAATCCAAATTATACTTTTTTCTCATCTAACCTGATATTGGTAAGGACCCATTTAAATGAAGGGACTGGcatagtcaataaaataaaatataagcatttTGTGACTAGTGTGTCCCAAGGCTAGTCTATTTACACGGGAGACTGTTCTCTGTACCTTATATTGCCAGAACTGAGAACCTATAAAACCAGAGTATATATACATTAAGACATGATCTGAaagattaagtaatttttaaGTATGTTCAGATTTAATAGAGTTTAGAGCTAAACAGTACAAAATCTATTTGGGCGACATGATACTTCTCTATATTAGAggctgttttcttctttctcaatcaCAGAACTCCCCGCACCTCCCCTACCTGCTGTTTCCCGTTAGCCATAGGGCCGTGGAGGACTCAGTGATGTTATCCATACTCACACCCAAcaaccactgcctgcctgcctgcctgcctgctcagttaCACGCCGCtcatcctctttctcttcctctgttaAACTCCAGTGTTCACTCTGTGACTCCAGCCTATTAAATtccattcctctctttctcttttcctttttcaatcTATTTCCTTTCTCCACTTGCTGTCCAGATAAGTTCACTCTTTTCCAGGGCTCTGAGTTTCCTCCACGCCCTATTCATCATAAACTCTATCTGATGTGTGCTTCTGTAAAGTGGCCATCCCCTTCCTAGAATATCACAGAAAACAGACAACTTTAGAGGTAAACCACTGGGTAAGGCCAGCGGAGAAACATACCAAGGATGCAAAGTACACTGATTTATTAACTGAAACCAAAGAGGCACCAGGTATTTCTAAATTGTTTCAAAGTTCACCTCATTCAAACTTGGCTAAGTTGATAACAATGGgaccaagaagaagaaaaaacattgaaaaaaataggtttaaaaaacaaaataattagccctaaccggtttggctcagtgcagccgtgggcaaactacggccgcgggccggatccggccatttgaaatgaataaaactattgaaataaaagaccgtacccttttatgtaatgatgtttactttgaatttatattagttcacacaaacactccatccatgcttttgttccggccctccggtccagtttgagaacccattgtggcccttgagtcaaaaagtttgcccaccctggctcagtggatagagcgtcggcctgcggactcaaaggtcccaggtttgattccggccaagggcatgtacctgggttgcaggcacatacccagtagggagtgtgcaggaggcagctgttcgatgtttctctctcatcgatgtttctggctctctctctcccttcctctctgtaaaaaaatcaattaaaatatattaaaaacaaaacaattcattAAAACTATTACTTGAGTAAACTTAGATTTAGCACAGACACTAAGTGCATTTTAAAAGGTGCTGCGCCTTCCAGGTTTTGTTTGAAAGTCTGTGTTGAGTGGGGTTACCCACCGAGAGCAGGCCTGAGTCCTTCCAGGTACTGCCTGTCTTCCGGGCTGCACGCTGTGGAAATCACTTTGGCTCCTCTGTGGTGCGCTAACTGAACAGCTATTGTCCCAAGCGCCTGTGTGGAAAAATACACACAGTAGGCTCACACACATAGGGCAGAGGCCACCTCTGAATTGTCTTACAGGCTGTTCAATAAAGTGTAAGACGTTAGTGGTGcttcagtatatttttaaacGTTATCTGACAGCAGAGGGAAAACAATACGGAGAAGCTAAGTAGGATTAAACAGCTGACTGACTCCCTTCCTCGGAAGCGGGTAGAGAGCCGCTTGGGCCCCATGCTCTCACCCAGTCTCACCAGAACAAATGCTTTCCAGGATGGAGCTGAGTTAGAAAGCAGCTTCGGGATGAGAAAAGGGCCTTTCAGGGGCTTCTGCAAGTCCAGTGAGCACTCGGGAGGGTCACGGCACTTCAACCCTCCGTCCTTTCTTTTGCTGGCCTGGGGGGCAAGTTCCGGGAAGTTCTGCTGGCCCGGTGTTAGCACCAGGCTGAAAGCACTGCTGAGGACAGTTCTGGCTTTTTTCAAAGAGAAGCATTTCAGCAACAGCCAGATAGAAAGTAAAACTGTGAAAGCACCCAGGTTTTGTAACATTtgtataatttatatgtatacatacatattttaatcctcacctgaaggatatgtttttattgattttagagaaagagagggagaagggagcgggaaggagggaggaagagagaaagaggaagagagagagagagagagagagagagagaaacatggatgtgagaactatccatcggttgcctcctgtacacccctgactggggatcaaacctgaaatctaggtatgtgccctaaccaggaatcgaacccacaacattttggtgtatgggataatgttccaaccaactgagccacccggccagggcagattataacatgtttttatgtatttgtttttagtgTAGAATTATTTTTTTGATGATGCAGGTAAAATGTTTAAAGTAGCACATATTTGCATCTATAAATGCAACACCTTGTTAACATAAGTATAAATGTGAGGGATATGATATGAAGTTGGTAGGGAGTTCTGAGGTATGGCTTCAAAGACTTCATGAGCTATTTCAGGCTTTGTGTGACTGGCATGAAaatatttgtttgcttttgtaaTTACTAGCACATTCAAAGTAAGAAACACAGCAAGTCTAACTTTTATCTTATTGATAAAAGCTGCTTATTTTCACAAAATAGGAATtaggtaaaaaatataaaaatcagtgaCTAAGCTACTGGCAAAGAGTTATATTAGTAAATGGAGGGCCCGTTCCTACGTTGCTGTGCTTTGGCCTGTTTCTGAGCAAACTGTTAGCACCTACGCTGGCTCCGTCCATGATCAGCACCCACTTCCCGGGGGAGAGCCGCGAAAGGTAATGCAGAGCGGTGTAGGCTCGCACCCCGTCCCGAATGGTCCCAGCGGCTTCTGTCCACGACACTTTTTCTGGCTTGTGAACTATCACAAAGAACAGGAAACAATCCGTTAGCAAGTCCCGTGGGCGTTGGCTCCTGGGCCTGGTTATTCCCACCAGGGCCCTGGTCCTGGCCTCCACTCCTACCGCGCGGTTTTCCTGCTTCCATTCCCGCCCAAGCGTAAGCCCCTCGCCCAGAGCCTCGTCTCCCACCAGAGGtcacttctctttttaaattgatatgaTTGACATCAGAGGTCACCACCATCCTAACTTAATTTCTTATTTGCTTCCATAGTTTAGTCCTCCAGTATTCATTCCTAAATAAGGTAACTCAGTTCTGCCTGGTTTTAAGCTTTATCTAGATGCAGCCATATCCATATGCATTATTTGCTGTCTTGCTTTTTATGCTCACATTGTTTTTAACACACTCCTACTTTGGTTATCTGTTCTCCAGTCGAGGAGCGGCTGTGTGGTGTCCAGCTCGGGGCAGTGATAAACAGTGCTCTTGTGGGAAAGATAGTGCTACACGGGTGCCCACTGCctctaggccagcagttctcaacctgtgggtcgcgacccctttggtggtcgaacaacccttccacaggggtcgcctaagaccatcctgcatatcagatatttacatgacaattcctaacagtagcaacataacagttatgaagtagcaacgaaaataattttatggttgggtcacaacatgaggaactgtatttaaagggccagaaggttgagaaccactgttctaggctgtTCTCTTAGGAACAGAACCCTCAGGTCCCGGGTTACCTGCCGCTTCACCACACCCGCCCAAGGGCCTGTGTGATCTCCTCTCCCACAGCTGTGAGCTAGGTAAAGTGAGAAAGGATTGCTTGTGCTGTGAAAAGGCATTAAAACAGCCACACATACTAAGCGAATTAGCACGTCATTAGTCACGTGCTACAGTCTGATGCTGCCACCATCCCTGGAGCCTTGGCATGAGTGTCCATTCCTACCATCAGTGGGTGTGGAGAGGTTTTCCTCggattttaatttgcttttccccAACACTGATGAAGGCGAGCATCTTGCCgtgtttcttggccatttgtTCAAGTGTTTCATCaatttttctttgtgttgtctttttctcattgattATAGGAGTTTTTTGTGTATTCCAGATGAATTATTTGTTTAtgcattataaatattattttcaactcTGGCT is drawn from Myotis daubentonii chromosome 3, mMyoDau2.1, whole genome shotgun sequence and contains these coding sequences:
- the CRYZL1 gene encoding quinone oxidoreductase-like protein 1 isoform X4, whose protein sequence is MGVGPGPAEAGSLQKDSKVAAAKGQAVRASRKQVFALFASPSTLKGGKSRQAPFHGISQVTMKGLYFQQSSTNEKITFVFQERENLPVAEDNYVKLQVKACALSHINTKLLAEMKMEKDFFPVGREIAGIVLDVGSKVSFFQPDDEVVGILPLDSEDPGLCEVVRVHEHYLVHKPEKVSWTEAAGTIRDGVRAYTALHYLSRLSPGKWVLIMDGASALGTIAVQLAHHRGAKVISTACSPEDRQYLEGLRPALARVIDVSGGKAHVAESCLEETGGLGVDVVLDAGVRLYSKDDEPAAELQLLPHKHDILTLLGVGGHWVTTEENLQLDPPDSHCLFLKGATVAFLNDEVWNLSNVQQGKYLSTCLKRCDGEVSNWCF
- the CRYZL1 gene encoding quinone oxidoreductase-like protein 1 isoform X1 produces the protein MGVGPGPAEAGSLQKDSKVAAAKGQAVRASRKQVFALFASPSTLKGGKSRQAPFHGISQVTMKGLYFQQSSTNEKITFVFQERENLPVAEDNYVKLQVKACALSHINTKLLAEMKMEKDFFPVGREIAGIVLDVGSKVSFFQPDDEVVGILPLDSEDPGLCEVVRVHEHYLVHKPEKVSWTEAAGTIRDGVRAYTALHYLSRLSPGKWVLIMDGASALGTIAVQLAHHRGAKVISTACSPEDRQYLEGLRPALARVIDVSGGKAHVAESCLEETGGLGVDVVLDAGVRLYSKDDEPAAELQLLPHKHDILTLLGVGGHWVTTEENLQLDPPDSHCLFLKGATVAFLNDEVWNLSNVQQGKYLCVLKDVMEKLATGVFRPRLDEPIPPYEAKVSMEGVQKKQGRKKQVVQF
- the CRYZL1 gene encoding quinone oxidoreductase-like protein 1 isoform X3, with translation MGVGPGPAEAGSLQKDSKVAAAKGQAVRASRKQVTMKGLYFQQSSTNEKITFVFQERENLPVAEDNYVKLQVKACALSHINTKLLAEMKMEKDFFPVGREIAGIVLDVGSKVSFFQPDDEVVGILPLDSEDPGLCEVVRVHEHYLVHKPEKVSWTEAAGTIRDGVRAYTALHYLSRLSPGKWVLIMDGASALGTIAVQLAHHRGAKVISTACSPEDRQYLEGLRPALARVIDVSGGKAHVAESCLEETGGLGVDVVLDAGVRLYSKDDEPAAELQLLPHKHDILTLLGVGGHWVTTEENLQLDPPDSHCLFLKGATVAFLNDEVWNLSNVQQGKYLCVLKDVMEKLATGVFRPRLDEPIPPYEAKVSMEGVQKKQGRKKQVVQF
- the CRYZL1 gene encoding quinone oxidoreductase-like protein 1 isoform X7 — translated: MKGLYFQQSSTNEKITFVFQERENLPVAEDNYVKLQVKACALSHINTKLLAEMKMEKDFFPVGREIAGIVLDVGSKVSFFQPDDEVVGILPLDSEDPGLCEVVRVHEHYLVHKPEKVSWTEAAGTIRDGVRAYTALHYLSRLSPGKWVLIMDGASALGTIAVQLAHHRGAKVISTACSPEDRQYLEGLRPALARVIDVSGGKAHVAESCLEETGGLGVDVVLDAGVRLYSKDDEPAAELQLLPHKHDILTLLGVGGHWVTTEENLQLDPPDSHCLFLKGATVAFLNDEVWNLSNVQQGKYLCVLKDVMEKLATGVFRPRLDEPIPPYEAKVSMEGVQKKQGRKKQVVQF